In the Sarcophilus harrisii chromosome 1, mSarHar1.11, whole genome shotgun sequence genome, one interval contains:
- the SRRM2 gene encoding serine/arginine repetitive matrix protein 2 isoform X6: protein MYNGIGLPTPRGSGTNGYVQRNLSLVRGRRGERPDYKGEEELRRLEAALVKRPNPDILDHERKRRVELRCLELEEMMEEQGYEEQQIQEKVATFRLMLLEKDVNPGGKEETSTQRPVVTETHQLAELNEKKNERLRAAFGISDSYVDGSSFDPQRRAREAKQPAQEPPKPYSLVRESSSSRSPTPKQKKKKKKKDRGRRSESSSPRRERKKSSKKKKHRSESESKKRKHRSPTPKSKRKSKDKKRKRSRSASPAPKSRRGHRSTSADSASSSDTSRSRSRSAATKPRTATLTHRSSSPASRRHGEGDAPPRESAAISTERTHSPELPPPIQRSSSPHEDKEKDKDKREKSATRTSPSPERSNTGLDRPAPTPLLAERNRSSPEPPAATPQSQEPVKPSAEPSPSRGHSPPKSPEKPTRSSSSESCPASPQPAKAPRHGSSSPESPPKPAPAPAPRRELSPSPTTKSSRSRGRAKRDKSRSHTPTRRVGRSRSPATTRRGRSRSRTPNKRGRSRSRTPQWRRSRSPQRWGRSRSPQRRGRSRSPQRPGWSRSRNAQRRGRSRSAARRGRSRSRSPATRGRSRSRTPARRGRSRSRTPARRRSRSRTPARRRSRSRTPARRGRSRSRTPARRRSRTRSPVRRRSRTRSPARRGGRSRSRTPARRGGRSRSRTPARRGGRSRSRTPARRGRSRSRTPARRGRSRSRTPARRGRSRTRTPVRRGRSHSRTPQRRGRSGSSSERKNKSRTSQRRSRSNSSPEMKKSRVSLRRSRSLSSPRPKAKSHLSLRRSRSGSSPRPKLKSRTPPRRSRSGSSPRPKAKSRTPPRRSRSGSSPRPQVKSRTSPRRSRSGSSPPKQKSRTPPRRSRSGSSPCLKRKSRTPTRRSRSGSSPLPKGKSGTPPKQNSSSSPMTNARSRTPPRRSRSGSSTHAKGESRTPRRSRSGSFPGPEIKSRTPSRRSRSGSSPHLKVKSRTSPRRSRSGSSPRPSLKSRTSPRHSHSASSSPSPSRVTSRTPPRQSKSRSPCPKVKSRTPPSQSHSRSSSPDTKVKSKTPPRESRSGSTSPCPKAKSKTPPRQSHSRSSSPCPQSKSKTSPSLSHSGSHSPCPKVKSRTPSRRSRSGSKSPQPKAKSPTPPGHESDSFSPSPEEISRTLLKPTCSESSPLKRTSQTSPRGSRSRSISPSPEVTSITLSRQRTESSSPKMKSVTPPPQQSSCRSEFSPCARMDSKSPPRLSSSGSSPEPKEKASSPLKQSLFDTSQDKSRPPSAQGSPESSPMHIDITRSPPRERNGSESSPEVRERETMLPRPHQIEVSAEVVEKYEMQVNESLPHLSPELKGMAGTISESSQEIKETLAIPLGQILPQIPLDVADVPAVTQTWTVVSQSPEHKELHNTAFKQHSSGSPSELRTNITEIKPALSPEINEDLAVTSLSQLGSGPCLAINEQSRTPRHSSSESSPEVEKSRMFSIQSITRSPCGFDGAPDTPLRGRSGSGSSPELKDIPRTPSRRSRSGSSPGLKDGSGSPSRQSHCGSSPGIKDIPRTPSRGRSGSDSSPESKMLDTPTRKGSHSGSSPELNNKCLTPQRERSGSESSIEHKGVPRTPLRQSSGSSPELDVKPRTPPQGRSESDSSPEPKGTTQTPVRQRSRSGSSPEVDSKPRLVPRRSRSVSSPEVNDKTRASPRGQSGSESSPEPKAAIPRTLLRRSRSGSSPASKGRGQSPAGSSSSESSPEHQPKSRTPRRSSRSSPEPKAKSRTPPRRRSSRSSPELTRKARLSRRSRSASSSPAARSRTPPRRHRSPSVSSPEPAEKSRSSRRRRSGSSPRAKTASRRGRSPSPKPRGLQRSRSRSRREKTRTTRRRDRSGSSQSTSRRRQRSRSRSRLTRRRRGGSGYHSRSPTRQESSRTSSRRRRGRSRTPPTSRKRSRSRTSPAPWNRSRSRASPATHRRSRSRTPPVTRRRSRSRTSPVSRRRSRSRTSPVTRRRSRSRASPVNRRRSRSRTPPVTRRRSRSRTPANRRRSRSRTPPVTRRRSRSRTPPVTRRRSRSRTSPITRRRSRSRTSPVTRRRSRSRTSPVTRRRSRSRTSPVTRRRSRSRTPPVIRRRSRSRTPLLTRKRSRTRSPPAIRRRSRSRTPRGARGKRSLTRSPPAIRRRSASGSSSDRSRSATPPATRNHSGSRTPPVALNSSRMSCFSRPSISPTPLDRCRTPPGMLECSGISGALGSSRTPLSVLQQAGASMLDGPGPRIPDHPRTPSVAENHAQSRIALALTAISLGTARPPPSMSAASLAARMAQVPAPVPLMSLRTAPAANLASRIPAASAAAMTLAGARTSAMPPAVNLAESRTPAAAAAMNLASPRTPVAPSAVNLADPRTPAATAAVNLAGARTPSALAALSLAGSGTPPTAANYAGSRTPQTPASAGLVGPRTAHASAPVNLASSRTPPGLAPASLAGSRMPPALSGANLTPSRMALSAYDRVGGRTSPPHLERARSRTPPGIPGSRTPPSAPSQSRMASERAGSPPPPLASRMTLAPSQSVLPPPQDRARSPLPPVSDQLHSLSTQTHPLGGSQPPPPTAVAKTMPPAGDHNGTLSGPTPGGPCSDGAEPISAAGSQLPSSPLASLQPAKERRSSSSSSSSSSSSSSSSSSSSSSSSGSSSSDSEASSLPCQPEVALKRGQN from the exons ATGTACAACGGGATCGGGCTGCCGACGCCCCGGGGCAGCGGCACCAACGGCTACGTCCAGCGCAACCTGTCCCTGGTGCGGGGTCGGAGGGGCGAGCGGCCTGACTACAAGGGCGAGGAAGAACTGCGGCGCCTGGAGGCTGCCCTGGTGAAGCGGCCTAACCCTGACATCCTGGACCACGAGCGCAAGCGGCGCGTCGAGCTGCGATGCCTCGAGCTGGAAGAGATGATGGAAGAGCAGGG GTACGAGGAACAACAGATTCAAGAGAAAGTAGCAACCTTCCGACTCATGTTGCTGGAAAAGGATGTGAACCCTGGGGGCAAGGAGGAGACCTCCACACAGAGGCCTGT gGTAACTGAGACTCACCAGCTGGCAGAGTTaaatgagaagaagaatgagCGGCTCCGTGCTGCCTTTGGTATCAGTGACTCCTATGTTGATGGTAGCTCCTTTGACCCTCAGCGTAGAGCTCGAGAGGCCAAGCAACCAGCCCAAGAACCTCCTAAACCTTACAG tCTTGTTCGGGAGTCTAGTAGTTCACGATCTCCTACcccaaaacaaaagaagaagaaaaagaagaaagacagaggcCG CAGGTCAGAGAGTAGCTCTCCtcgaagggagaggaaaaagagttcaaagaagaagaaacacaG GTCAGAGTCTGAGTCCAAGAAACGGAAGCATAG ATCACCTACTCCAAAGAGCAAACGCAAATCCAAGGACAAGAAACGGAAACG GTCCCGAAGTGCATCACCTGCTCCAAAGAGCCGCCGGGGTCATCGTTCAACCTCAGCTGACTCTGCTTCATCTTCTGACACCTCCCGCAGTCG GTCTAGAAGTGCTGCAACTAAACCCCGTACAGCCACCTTGACTCATCGCAGTTCCTCTCCTGCTTCTCGTCGTCATGGAGAGGGTGATGCTCCACCTAGGGAATCTGCAGCCATCAGCACAGAGCGGACCCACAGCCCTGAGCTGCCACCTCCTATCCAACGATCCAGCAGTCCTCAtgaggacaaagaaaaagacaaagacaagagGGAG AAATCTGCAACCCGAACTAGCCCCTCCCCGGAGAGGAGCAACACAGGCCTAGATCGACCTGCCCCTACCCCGCTCCTTGCTGAGCGAAATCGCAGTTCCCCGGAACCCCCTGCAGCAACTCCCCAGAGTCAGGAACCAGTGAAGCCCTCAGCTGAACCCTCCCCATCCCGGGGCCATTCGCCCCCTAAGTCTCCTGAGAAACCTACCCGATCCTCTTCctcagaaagctgcccagcatcTCCTCAACCAGCCAAAGCTCCCCGACATGGCAGTTCCTCACCTGAAAGTCCCCCCAAACCTGCACCAGCTCCTGCCCCTCGCCGGGagctttctccttcccccacaaCCAAGAGCAGCAGGTCACGGGGACGTGCAAAACGGGACAAATCAAGATCTCATACCCCCACCCGTAGGGTGGGGAGGTCTCGCAGCCCTGCCACTACGCGAAGGGGACGATCACGGTCCCGTACCCCTAACAAGAGGGGCCGTTCTCGATCCAGGACCCCACAGTGGCGTAGGTCACGGTCTCCACAGCGATGGGGGCGATCTAGAAGTCCTCAGAGGCGTGGCCGCTCCAGGTCTCCTCAACGGCCTGGCTGGTCTAGGAGCAGAAATGCTCAGAGACGAGGAAGGTCTAGGTCAGCAGCAAGGCGAGGCAGGTCACGCTCTAGATCCCCAGCTACTAGGGGAAGGTCTCGATCTAGAACACCAGCTCGGAGAGGTAGATCTCGCTCCAGGACACCTGCCAGACGGAGGTCTCGCTCCAGGACACCTGCCAGACGGAGGTCTCGTTCTAGAACTCCAGCTCGTCGTGGTAGGTCACGTTCCAGAACACCTGCTAGACGAAGATCACGTACCAGATCACCAGTTCGAAGGAGATCTCGTACCAGGTCACCAGCCAGGCGAGGTGGCAGGTCCCGTTCCAGAACACCAGCTAGACGAGGTGGAAGATCTCGTTCTAGGACTCCAGCTAGACGGGGTGGCAGATCCCGTTCCAGGACCCCTGCCAGGCGAGGTAGATCCCGTTCTAGGACCCCAGCAAGACGTGGACGATCCCGTTCTAGAACTCCAGCTAGACGAGGGAGATCTCGTACTAGAACCCCAGTCCGACGTGGAAGATCTCATTCTAGGACACCACAAAGAAGGGGCCGGTCTGGCTCATCATCAGAGAGGAAAAACAAGTCAAGAACATCCCAGAGAAGGAGCAGATCTAATTCCAGTCCAGAAATGAAAAAGTCTCGTGTTTCTTTGAGGCGCAGCCGTTCTCTTTCTTCACCAAGGCCCAAAGCAAAATCTCATCTATCCTTGAGGCGAAGCCGTTCTGGTTCTTCTCCACGTCCTAAACTGAAATCTAGAACACCACCCAGACGAAGCCGGTCAGGATCATCTCCCCGCCCTAAAGCAAAATCCAGAACTCCTCCTAGGCGAAGTAGGTCTGGTTCTTCTCCACGTCCTCAAGTTAAATCTAGGACCTCACCCCGGCGAAGTCGGTCTGGATCATCACCCCCAAAGCAGAAATCTAGAACTCCGCCACGGCGAAGTCGTTCTGGGTCTTCACCATGTCTAAAACGGAAATCTAGAACACCAACTAGACGAAGCCGATCAGGATCTTCTCCACTccccaaaggaaaatcaggaactcCACCCAAACAGAATTCTTCATCAAGTCCTATGACAAATGCAAGATCTAGGACACCCCCAAGGCGAAGCAGATCTGGATCTTCTACTCATGCCAAAGGGGAATCAAGAACTCCAAGACGCAGCCGCTCTGGTTCTTTTCCTGGACCCGAGATAAAATCTAGGACTCCATCAAGACGCAGTCGTTCTGGTTCTTCTCCCCACCTAAAGGTGAAATCTAGGACATCTCCAAGACGTAGCAGGTCTGGATCTTCCCCACGTCCTAGTTTAAAATCTAGAACTTCACCAAGGCATAGccattctgcttcttcttctccAAGCCCTAGTAGAGTGACTTCTAGAACACCACCAAGGCAAAGCAAATCAAGATCTCCATGTCCCAAGGTGAAGTCTAGAACACCTCCAAGCCAGAGCCATTCTCGGTCATCTTCACCTGATACCAAAGTAAAATCTAAAACGCCACCAAGAGAAAGTCGCTCAGGGTCCACTTCCCCGTGTCCCAAAGCAAAATCTAAAACTCCTCCAAGGCAAAGCCATTCTCGATCAAGTTCACCATGTCCACAGAGTAAATCAAAAACCTCACCAAGTCTAAGTCACTCGGGATCTCACTCCCCTTGTCCCAAAGTGAAGTCTAGAACACCATCAAGGAGGAGTAGATCAGGCTCTAAATCTCCACAACCAAAAGCAAAATCTCCAACTCCACCGGGTCATGAGTCAGATTCATTTTCACCAAGTCCTGAAGAGATATCTAGAACATTGTTAAAACCCACCTGCTCTGAATCTTCTCCATTGAAAAGAACATCCCAGACATCTCCTAGAGGCAGCCGGTCTAGGTCCATATCTCCCAGCCCTGAAGTGACATCCATAACTCTATCAAGACAGAGAACGGAATCTTCAAGTCCTAAGATGAAATCTGTAACACCACCTCCACAGCAGAGCAGTTGTAGGTCTGAGTTTTCACCATGTGCCAGAATGGACTCTAAATCTCCTCCAAGACTCAGTAGCTCTGGATCTTCTCCAGAGCCAAAAGAAAAAGCTAGTTCACCCCTTAAGCAGAGTCTCTTTGATACATCTCAGGATAAATCTAGACCTCCTTCGGCTCAAGGTAGCCCCGAGTCCTCACCAATGCACATAGACATAACTAGGAGCCCTCCAAGGGAAAGAAATGGCTCAGAATCATCTCcagaagtcagagagagagagactatgcTACCCAGGCCACATCAGATTGAGGTGTCTGCAGAAGTGGTAGAGAAATATGAAATGCAAGTTAATGAAAGCTTGCCTCATTTATCGCCAGAACTTAAAGGTATGGCTGGAACCATTTCTGAGTCATCTCAGGAAATAAAAGAAACCCTTGCTATTCCTCTTGGACAGATTTTGCCACAGATACCTTTAGATGTGGCAGATGTTCCAGCTGTGACCCAAACCTGGACTGTGGTTTCACAGTCTCCAGAACACAAAGAGCTACATAATACTGCATTCAAACAGCACAGTTCTGGATCTCCTTCAGAACTCAGAACAAACATTACAGAAATAAAACCTGCCTTATCTCCTGAAATTAATGAGGATTTAGCAGTCACTTCCTTGAGTCAACTTGGGTCAGGTCCATGTCTTGCTATAAATGAACAGTCTAGAACACCAAGGCACAGCAGTTCTGAGTCATCTCCTGAAGTAGAGAAATCCAGAATGTTTTCAATTCAGAGCATTACTCGGTCACCTTGTGGATTTGATGGTGCACCAGATACACCTTTAAGAGGAAGAAGTGGTTCTGGGTCTTCTCCAGAACTCAAAGATATACCAAGAACCCCATCAAGGAGGAGCAGGTCTGGGTCTTCTCCAGGACTGAAAGATGGGTCTGGTAGTCCCTCAAGGCAGAGCCATTGTGGTTCTTCACCAGGAATTAAAGATATACCAAGAACACCTTCAAGGGGAAGGAGTGGTTCAGATTCCTCCCCAGAATCAAAAATGCTTGATACACCAACCAGAAAAGGGAGTCATTCTGGATCATCCccagaactgaacaacaaatgtcTGACACCGCAAAGAGAGAGAAGTGGGTCAGAATCTTCCATAGAACACAAGGGAGTTCCTAGAACTCCACTTAGACAAAGCTCTGGTTCTTCTCCGGAACTTGATGTGAAACCCAGAACACCTCCCCAGGGAAGAAGTGAATCCGATTCTTCTCCAGAACCAAAAGGTACAACTCAAACTCCAGTTAGGCAAAGGAGTCGTTCTGGGTCATCTCCAGAAGTTGACAGCAAACCTCGACTAGTTCCTAGACGTAGTAGGTCTGTTTCTTCTCCAGAAGTCAATGATAAGACAAGAGCTTCACCCAGAGGCCAGAGTGGCTCAGAGTCCTCTCCTGAACCCAAAGCTGCTATACCTCGCACTCTGCTTAGGCGAAGCCGGTCAGGTTCATCTCCAGCCAGTAAAGGGAGGGGACAGTCACCTGCAGGGAGCAGCAGTTCTGAGTCTTCTCCAGAGCACCAACCAAAATCCAGAACACCTCGCAGAAGTTCTAGATCCTCTCCAGAACCTAAGGCAAAATCTCGTACACCACCTCGGCGGCGTAGTTCCAGGTCATCACCTGAGCTGACTAGGAAGGCCAGACTTTCACGTCGAAGTCGCTCTGCTTCATCTTCTCCAGCAGCCCGCTCTAGGACCCCTCCAAGACGCCACCGAAGCCCATCAGTTTCATCCCCAGAACCAGCTGAAAAGTCGAGGTCCTCTCGTCGCCGAAGGTCAGGTTCCTCCCCAAGGGCTAAGACAGCTTCAAGAAGAGGTCGTTCTCCATCACCAAAACCTCGAGGACTCCAGCGTTCCCGTTCCCGCTCTAGAAGGGAGAAGACTAGAACAACCCGTCGTCGAGACAGATCTGGTTCATCTCAATCAACTTCAAGGAGGCGGCAGCGGAGTCGTTCAAGGTCTCGTCTTACTCGTCGACGGCGAGGAGGCTCGGGTTATCACTCTCGGTCACCCACTCGACAAGAGAGTTCCCGGACATCATCTCGGCGTCGCCGGGGGCGTTCTCGAACACCCCCTACTAGCCGCAAACGCTCTCGTTCTCGAACGTCACCAGCTCCTTGGAATCGCTCTCGGTCTCGAGCTTCTCCGGCAACTCATCGGCGGTCTAGGTCAAGGACACCTCCAGTGACACGGAGGAGGTCAAGATCTCGAACCTCCCCAGTTAGTCGTAGGAGATCAAGGTCTAGAACATCCCCAGTTACTCGACGAAGGTCTAGGTCTAGGGCATCACCAGTTAATCGTAGAAGGTCCCGTTCCAGAACACCACCAGTAACTCGTCGCCGATCAAGATCCAGAACACCAGCAAATCGCAGGCGGTCCCGATCTAGAACCCCTCCTGTGACTAGAAGGCGGTCCCGATCTAGAACCCCTCCTGTGACTAGAAGGCGGTCTCGAAGCAGAACATCACCAATCACTCGCAGAAGATCAAGGTCCAGAACATCTCCAGTGACTCGTAGACGGTCTCGTTCACGTACTTCTCCAGTGACTCGAAGGAGGTCTCGTTCACGGACCTCTCCAGTGACTCGGCGTCGATCTCGATCTCGAACACCTCCGGTTATTCGGCGTCGTTCCAGGTCCCGGACACCTTTGTTAACCCGCAAACGTTCTCGAACTCGTTCACCACCTGCTATTCGTCGGCGTTCTAGATCCCGTACTCCACGAGGAGCTCGTGGCAAGCGTTCCCTAACTCGGTCTCCTCCGGCCATTCGGCGGCGCTCTGCATCCGGAAGTTCCTCTGATCGTTCTCGATCTGCCACTCCTCCAGCAACCCGGAATCATTCTGGCTCCAGGACTCCTCCTGTGGCGCTTAACAGCTCAAGAATGAGTTGCTTCAGTCGTCCTAGCATCTCACCAACTCCTCTAGACCGCTGTAGGACTCCCCCTGGAATGCTTGAATGCTCTGGCATTTCTGGGGCCTTGGGTAGCTCTAGAACACCATTATCTGTTCTGCAACAAGCTGGTGCCTCTATGCTAGATGGACCTGGTCCTAGAATTCCTGATCACCCTAGAACCCCCTCTGTGGCAGAAAACCATGCTCAATCTAGAATTGCCCTTGCCTTGACAGCCATTAGCCTTGGCACAGCTCGACCACCTCCCTCTATGTCAGCTGCAAGCCTGGCTGCTAGAATGGCTCAAGTTCCAGCCCCAGTCCCCCTGATGAGCCTTAGAACGGCTCCAGCTGCAAACCTTGCTAGTAGAATACCTGCTGCTTCAGCAGCAGCCATGACTCTTGCTGGAGCTAGAACGTCAGCTATGCCACCAGCTGTGAACTTAGCTGAATCTAGAACACCTGCAGCTGCAGCAGCCATGAATCTAGCCAGCCCCAGAACACCAGTGGCACCCTCTGCTGTGAACCTTGCTGATCCCAGAACACCTGCCGCTACAGCAGCTGTGAACCTGGCTGGAGCTAGAACCCCTTCTGCTCTAGCAGCCTTGAGTCTTGCAGGCTCAGGCACGCCACCAACTGCTGCAAACTATGCAGGTTCCAGAACACCACAAACCCCAGCATCTGCAGGCCTCGTGGGTCCTCGGACTGCTCATGCTTCAGCACCTGTGAACCTTGCGAGTTCCAGAACACCGCCAGGTCTGGCACCTGCGAGCCTTGCTGGCTCTAGAATGCCACCGGCATTGTCGGGGGCAAACCTTACCCCATCAAGGATGGCGCTCTCTGCCTATGACAGAGTTGGTGGCAGAACCTCACCACCCCATCTTGAGCGAGCCCGTTCTAGAACCCCACCTGGAATCCCAGGCTCTAGAACCCCACCCTCTGCTCCGAGCCAATCTAGAATGGCTTCTGAGCGTGCtggctctcctcctcctccccttgccTCTCGAATGACCCTAGCTCCTTCTCAGTCTGTTCTCCCTCCACCTCAGGATCGGGCTAGGTCCCCCCTACCACCTGTTTCAGACCAACTCCATTCCTTATCTACCCAGACCCATCCTTTAGGAGGATCTCAGCCCCCACCCCCTACTGCAGTGGCAAAGACCATGCCACCTGCAGGTGATCATAATGGCACCCTCTCTGGTCCTACTCCTGGGGGACCCTGCTCTGATGGTGCAGAACCAATTTCTGCAGCTGGCTCCCAGCTGCCTTCCTCCCCACTGGCCAGTTTGCAGCCTGCCAAGGAGCGGAGGAGCTCTtcttcatcctcatcatcatccagctcctcttcctcctcctcctcctcctcgtcctcgtCGTCCTCTGGATCTAGCTCCAGCGACTCAGAGGCTTCTAGCCTCCCATGTCAACCTGAGGTGGCACTGAAAAG AGGACAGAACTAG